The following are from one region of the Camarhynchus parvulus chromosome 3, STF_HiC, whole genome shotgun sequence genome:
- the RAB32 gene encoding ras-related protein Rab-32 has translation MAGGEGAGSGVPECREHLFKVLVIGELGVGKTSIIKRYVHQLFSQHYRATIGVDFALKVINWDSKTLVRLQLWDIAGQERFGNMTRVYYKEAVGAFVVFDVTRGSTFEAVSKWKHDLDSKVLLPNGSPIPAVLLANKCDQKKDGSQNPSQMDQFCREGGFVGWFETSAKDNINIDEAARFLVENILANYKTFPNEENDVGKPKLDLDPLKAESKSQCC, from the exons atggccGGCGGGGAAGGAGCGGGCAGCGGCGTGCCGGAGTGCCGGGAGCACCTCTTCAAGGTGCTGGTGATCGGGGAGCTGGGCGTGGGCAAAACCAGCATTATCAAGCGCTACGTCCACCAGCTCTTCTCCCAGCACTACCGGGCCACCATCGGCGTGGATTTCGCGCTCAAAGTCATCAACTGGGACAGTAAGACCCTGGTgcggctgcagctctgggatatCGCAG GCCAGGAGCGCTTTGGAAATATGACCAGAGTATACTACAAAGAGGCAGTTGGTGCTTTTGTGGTCTTTGATGTCACAAGAGGCTCCACTTTTGAGGCTGTTTCAAAATGGAAGCATGATTTGGACAGTAAAGTACTACTTCCCAatggcagccccatccctgctgttcTCCTTGCAAACAAGTGTGACCAGAAGAAAGATGGCAGCCAGAATCCCTCTCAAATGGACCAGTTCTGCAGAGAAGGTGGCTTTGTTGGATGGTTTGAAACATCTGCCAAG GACAACATCAACATAGACGAAGCTGCTCGATTCTTGGTGGAAAACATCCTTGCCAATTACAAAACCTTTCCTAATGAAGAGAATGATGTGGGGAAACCAAAACTGGACCTAGACCCATTGAAAGCAGAGAGTAAATCACAGTGCTGCTAA